A single window of Penaeus monodon isolate SGIC_2016 unplaced genomic scaffold, NSTDA_Pmon_1 PmonScaffold_295, whole genome shotgun sequence DNA harbors:
- the LOC119570502 gene encoding uncharacterized PE-PGRS family protein PE_PGRS10-like, with amino-acid sequence MKLLVIVTTVVVSSSAAPQGYHLDTPSGPSFEIRGSGSGFGLETSVSGFGTGGLGSGFGTGGSGSGFGTGVLSLRSGRGGLASSFSSGGCGPGRVLHVDGRCVTPRVNRKVYLYDAPPAPVSHGPPPYIPEPTVETNIVFIRAPEQGQGPDPIVIPPPRQEHVVYVLNKESPQQQEVIELPAPPASEPEVYFVNYGDGENPVLPSGVDLQTALNAASQGGGQVVGGGAGGVGGGFGGSGGNGGFGSRGIGGFGESGGSGGFGGNGGSGGFGGNGFGSSAINDGLVSSGDSGQLVVRGGGFSGGSSGVSSLPSLYSITRNRGPDYNEGEGRNKTIVISQCVTQVSVIVATVVVSSAAPQEYHLDTSSGPSFGIRGSGSGFGTGVQASGFGTGGSGSGFGQGVQAQVLEQEVQAQVLEQEVQLRFWSRSFRFRFCKGGLVSGFARGGLAQVLAQEDVVPEVYCMLTADASLHAVNRKVYLYDAPHAPVSRSPPPYIPEPNWLRTNIAFIRAPDKDKG; translated from the exons ATGAAGTTGTTG GTAATAGTCACCACGGTCGTGGTCTCGTCATCAGCGGCTCCCCAAGGCTATCACCTGGATACGCCTTCAGGACCAAGCTTTGAAATAAGAGGTTCAGGCTCAGGATTTGGATTAGAAACTTCAGTCTCAGGTTTTGGAACGGGAGGCTTAGGCTCAGGTTTTGGAACAGGAGGTTCAGGCTCAGGTTTTGGAACAGGAGTTTTAAGCTTACGATCTGGAAGAGGAGGTTTAGCCTCATCTTTTAGCTCAGGAGGATGCGGGCCCGGAAGAGTGCTGCATGTCGACGGCAGATGCGTCACTCCACGCGTCAACCGCAAAGTTTACTTGTATGACGCGCCACCAGCGCCCGTGTCCCATGGTCCCCCACCCTACATACCTGAGCCAACCGTTGAGACAAACATCGTGTTCATCCGAGCACCAGAACAAGGACAAGGACCAGATCCTATTGTCATACCTCCTCCGAGACAAGAACATGTTGTGTACGTCCTTAACAAAGAGTCACCACAGCAACAGGAAGTGATCGAACTCCCAGCTCCGCCAGCGAGCGAACCTGAAGTTTACTTCGTGAACTACGGTGACGGCGAGAACCCGGTTCTTCCCAGCGGCGTTGATCTCCAGACTGCCCTGAACGCAGCTTCCCAAGGCGGTGGTCAAGTGGTCGGAGGCGGTGCCGGAGGCGTTGGGGGAGGATTCGGAGGTAGTGGAGGAAACGGTGGATTCGGAAGTAGAGGAATCGGTGGATTTGGAGAAAGTGGAGGGAGCGGTGGATTCGGAGGAAATGGAGGGAGCGGTGGATTCGGAGGAAATGGATTTGGAAGCAGTGCTATCAACGACGGTCTCGTGAGCAGTGGTGACAGCGGACAATTAGTCGTCAGAGGAGGAGGATTTAGTGGAGGATCCAGTGGCGTTTCCTCTCTGCCAAGTCTTTATTCC ATTACAAGAAATAGAGGTCCAGATTACAATGAAGGTGAAGGTCGTAATAAAACAATTGTTATTAGCCAATGTGTTACGCAGGTCTCA GTAATAGTTGCCACGGTCGTGGTCTCATCAGCGGCTCCCCAAGAGTATCACCTGGATACGTCTTCAGGACCAAGCTTTGGAATAAGAGGTTCAGGCTCAGGTTTTGGAACAGGGGTTCAGGCCTCAGGTTTTGGAACAGGAGGTTCAGGCTCAGGTTTTGGACAGGGGGTTCAGGCTCAGGTTTTGGAACAGGAGGTTCAGGCTCAGGTTTTGGAACAGGAGGTTCAGCTCAGGTTTTGGAGCAGGAGCTTCAGGTTTAGGTTTTGCAAAGGAGGTTTAGTCTCAGGTTTTGCAAGAGGAGGTTTAGCTCAGGTTTTGGCTCAGGAGGATGTTGTCCCGGAAGTGTACTGCATGTTGACGGCAGATGCGTCACTCCACGCTGTCAACCGCAAAGTTTACTTGTATGACGCACCACACGCACCCGTGTCCCGTAGTCCCCCACCTTATATTCCTGAGCCAAACTGGTTGAGGACGAACATCGCGTTCATTCGAGCACCAGACAAGGACAAGGGCTAG
- the LOC119570504 gene encoding pupal cuticle protein 36-like produces MKLLVIVATFVVLSSAAPQGYHLDKPSGPSFGIRGSGSGFGTGGSGSGFGAGASGSSFGAGASGSGFSSGGCGPGRVLHVDGRCVTPRVNRKVYLYDAPPAPVSHGPPPYIPEPTVETNIVFIRAPEQGQGPDPIVIPPPRQEHVVYVLNKESPQQQEVIELPAPPASEPEVYFVNYGDGENPVLQSGVDLQTALNAASQGGGQVVGGGAGGAGGGFGGSGGIGGLGSGGIGGFGSGGISGFGSGGSVVGGGAGGAGGGFGGSGGNGFSGGSSGVSSLSSLYSVP; encoded by the exons ATGAAGCTGTTG GTAATAGTCGCCACGTTCGTGGTCTTGTCATCAGCGGCCCCTCAAGGCTATCACCTGGATAAGCCTTCAGGACCAAGCTTTGGAATAAGAGGTTCAGGCTCAGGTTTTGGAACAGGGGGTTCAGGCTCAGGTTTTGGAGCAGGAGCTTCAGGCTCAAGTTTTGGAGCAGGAGCCTCAGGCTCAG GTTTTAGCTCAGGAGGATGTGGGCCCGGAAGGGTGCTGCATGTTGACGGCAGATGCGTCACTCCACGCGTCAATCGCAAAGTTTACTTGTATGACGCGCCACCAGCGCCCGTGTCCCATGGTCCCCCACCTTATATTCCTGAGCCAACTGTTGAGACGAACATCGTGTTCATCCGAGCACCAGAACAAGGACAAGGACCAGATCCTATTGTCATACCTCCTCCTAGGCAAGAACATGTCGTGTACGTCCTTAACAAAGAGTCGCCACAGCAACAGGAAGTGATCGAACTCCCAGCTCCGCCAGCGAGCGAACCTGAAGTTTACTTCGTGAACTACGGTGACGGCGAGAACCCGGTTCTTCAAAGCGGCGTTGATCTCCAGACTGCCCTGAACGCAGCTTCCCAAGGTGGTGGTCAAGTGGTCGGAGGCGGTGCCGGAGGCGCTGGGGGAGGttttggaggaagtggaggaatcgGTGGATTAGGAAGTGGAGGAATCGGTGGATTCGGAAGTGGAGGAATCAGTGGATTCGGAAGTGGTGGAAGCG TGGTCGGAGGCGGTGCCGGAGGCGCTGGGGGAGGATTCGGAGGTAGTGGAGGAAACG GATTTAGTGGAGGATCCAGTGGCGTTTCGTCTCTGTCAAGTCTTTACTCCGtaccttaa